One Triticum dicoccoides isolate Atlit2015 ecotype Zavitan chromosome 5B, WEW_v2.0, whole genome shotgun sequence genomic window carries:
- the LOC119308369 gene encoding protein ZINC INDUCED FACILITATOR-LIKE 1-like isoform X2, whose amino-acid sequence MGESPSLAPAPAKVYYDGCPGCAMERRKDSSTGTPYKELFFVGITTFASSLPITSLFPFLYFMIQDLHVAQREEDIGFYAGFLGASYMVGRGFASIFWGMVADRIGRKPVIVFSLFTVIVFNTLFGLSVKYWMAITTRLLLGALNGFLAPIKAYSIEVCRDDEQALGISIVNTAWGLGLIIGPAIGGYLAQPAKQYPHIFHDKSTFGRLPYLLPCLCISIFATFALISCIWLPETLHKHNKFEMRAETAEAGTTQESTESPKKSLWKNWPLMSSIITYCVFSLHDTAYSEIFSLWTVSGRKYGGLSFSSKDVGQVLTVAGVSLLVYQIFVYRWLNNTLGPVNSTRIASALSIPIIAAYPFMTHLSGIRLGLALYIAAMIKSVLAITRVSGTSLLQNNAVPQGQRGAANGIATTLMSLFKSVAPAGAGVLFSWAQKRQHAAFFPGDQMVFLLLNVTEVLGLLLTFKPFLAVPQHYK is encoded by the exons ATGGGAGAGTCGCCGTCACTAGCGCCGGCGCCGGCCAAGGTGTACTACGACGGGTGCCCCGGGTGCGCCatggagcggaggaaggacagcagCACGGGGACCCCGTACAAGGAGCTCTTCTTCGTCGGGATCACCACCTTTGCATCAT CTTTGCCGATCACGTCGCTGTTCCCGTTTCTCTACTTCATG ATACAAGACTTGCACGTTGCTCAAAGAGAAGAAGATATTGGATTCTATGCTGGATTTCTTG GTGCATCATATATGGTTGGTAGAGGTTTCGCGTCGATCTTTTGGGGCATGGTTGCAGATCGCATCGGACGAAAGCCTGTAATTGTATTTTCACTTTTCACGGT CATTGTGTTCAACACTTtattcggattaagtgtgaaatatTGGATGGCTATCACTACAAGGTTGCTTCTTGGTGCACTAAACGGATTTCTAGCACCAATCAAG GCTTACTCCATTGAAGTTTGCCGGGATGACGAACAAGCTTTGGGCATATCAATT GTCAATACAGCATGGGGATTAGGCCTTATAATTGGCCCAGCAATCGGGGGCTACCTTGCACAG CCAGCCAAACAATATCCACACATTTTCCATGACAAGTCAACGTTTGGGAG GTTGCCATATCTTCTTCCATGTCTTTGCATATCAATTTTCGCAACCTTCGCCCTCATAAGCTGCATATGGCTTCCG GAAACACTACACAAGCACAACAAGTTTGAAATGAGAGCTGAAACGGCTGAAGCTGGCACAACTCAGGAAAGTACAGAGTCACCTAAGAAGAGCTTATGGAAAAATTGGCCGTTGATGTCGTCAATTATCACATATTGTGTCTTCTCCCTTCATGACACTGCATATAGTGAG ATATTTTCCCTGTGGACTGTAAGTGGTAGAAAATATGGTGGACTTAGCTTTTCATCTAAGGATGTCGGTCAAGTTCTTACAGTGGCAG GTGTCAGTCTTCTTGTATACCAAATCTTTGTTTATCGTTGGCTCAATAATACGCTAGGACCTGTAAACTCAACCCGCATCGCATCT GCCCTGTCTATACCAATTATTGCTGCTTATCCCTTTATGACACACTTGTCAGGAATAAGACTTGGTCTGGCTCTCTATATTGCAGCAATGATTAAAAGCGTTCTTGCT ATAACTAGAGTTTCCGGCACTTCTCTTCTACAAAACAATGCTGTG ccccaaggGCAAAGAG GTGCTGCGAATGGAATAGCCACAACATTAATGTCCTTATTCAAGTCTGTTGCTCCAGCTGGGGCAGGTGTTCT ATTCTCGTGGGCACAGAAGCGCCAGCACGCAGCGTTCTTTCCAG GTGACCAGATGGTGTTCCTTCTACTGAACGTGACAGAGGTCCTTGGGCTCTTGCTGACCTTCAAGCCTTTCCTGGCAGTCCCCCAACACTACAAGTAA
- the LOC119308369 gene encoding protein ZINC INDUCED FACILITATOR 1-like isoform X4, producing MGESPSLAPAPAKVYYDGCPGCAMERRKDSSTGTPYKELFFVGITTFASSLPITSLFPFLYFMIQDLHVAQREEDIGFYAGFLGASYMVGRGFASIFWGMVADRIGRKPVIVFSLFTVIVFNTLFGLSVKYWMAITTRLLLGALNGFLAPIKAYSIEVCRDDEQALGISIVNTAWGLGLIIGPAIGGYLAQPAKQYPHIFHDKSTFGRLPYLLPCLCISIFATFALISCIWLPETLHKHNKFEMRAETAEAGTTQESTESPKKSLWKNWPLMSSIITYCVFSLHDTAYSEIFSLWTVSGRKYGGLSFSSKDVGQVLTVAGVSLLVYQIFVYRWLNNTLGPVNSTRIASALSIPIIAAYPFMTHLSGIRLGLALYIAAMIKSVLAILVGTEAPARSVLSR from the exons ATGGGAGAGTCGCCGTCACTAGCGCCGGCGCCGGCCAAGGTGTACTACGACGGGTGCCCCGGGTGCGCCatggagcggaggaaggacagcagCACGGGGACCCCGTACAAGGAGCTCTTCTTCGTCGGGATCACCACCTTTGCATCAT CTTTGCCGATCACGTCGCTGTTCCCGTTTCTCTACTTCATG ATACAAGACTTGCACGTTGCTCAAAGAGAAGAAGATATTGGATTCTATGCTGGATTTCTTG GTGCATCATATATGGTTGGTAGAGGTTTCGCGTCGATCTTTTGGGGCATGGTTGCAGATCGCATCGGACGAAAGCCTGTAATTGTATTTTCACTTTTCACGGT CATTGTGTTCAACACTTtattcggattaagtgtgaaatatTGGATGGCTATCACTACAAGGTTGCTTCTTGGTGCACTAAACGGATTTCTAGCACCAATCAAG GCTTACTCCATTGAAGTTTGCCGGGATGACGAACAAGCTTTGGGCATATCAATT GTCAATACAGCATGGGGATTAGGCCTTATAATTGGCCCAGCAATCGGGGGCTACCTTGCACAG CCAGCCAAACAATATCCACACATTTTCCATGACAAGTCAACGTTTGGGAG GTTGCCATATCTTCTTCCATGTCTTTGCATATCAATTTTCGCAACCTTCGCCCTCATAAGCTGCATATGGCTTCCG GAAACACTACACAAGCACAACAAGTTTGAAATGAGAGCTGAAACGGCTGAAGCTGGCACAACTCAGGAAAGTACAGAGTCACCTAAGAAGAGCTTATGGAAAAATTGGCCGTTGATGTCGTCAATTATCACATATTGTGTCTTCTCCCTTCATGACACTGCATATAGTGAG ATATTTTCCCTGTGGACTGTAAGTGGTAGAAAATATGGTGGACTTAGCTTTTCATCTAAGGATGTCGGTCAAGTTCTTACAGTGGCAG GTGTCAGTCTTCTTGTATACCAAATCTTTGTTTATCGTTGGCTCAATAATACGCTAGGACCTGTAAACTCAACCCGCATCGCATCT GCCCTGTCTATACCAATTATTGCTGCTTATCCCTTTATGACACACTTGTCAGGAATAAGACTTGGTCTGGCTCTCTATATTGCAGCAATGATTAAAAGCGTTCTTGCT ATTCTCGTGGGCACAGAAGCGCCAGCACGCAGCGTTCTTTCCAG GTGA
- the LOC119308369 gene encoding protein ZINC INDUCED FACILITATOR 1-like isoform X3, translated as MGESPSLAPAPAKVYYDGCPGCAMERRKDSSTGTPYKELFFVGITTFASSLPITSLFPFLYFMIQDLHVAQREEDIGFYAGFLGASYMVGRGFASIFWGMVADRIGRKPVIVFSLFTVIVFNTLFGLSVKYWMAITTRLLLGALNGFLAPIKAYSIEVCRDDEQALGISIVNTAWGLGLIIGPAIGGYLAQPAKQYPHIFHDKSTFGRLPYLLPCLCISIFATFALISCIWLPETLHKHNKFEMRAETAEAGTTQESTESPKKSLWKNWPLMSSIITYCVFSLHDTAYSEIFSLWTVSGRKYGGLSFSSKDVGQVLTVAGVSLLVYQIFVYRWLNNTLGPVNSTRIASALSIPIIAAYPFMTHLSGIRLGLALYIAAMIKSVLAITRVSGTSLLQNNAVILVGTEAPARSVLSR; from the exons ATGGGAGAGTCGCCGTCACTAGCGCCGGCGCCGGCCAAGGTGTACTACGACGGGTGCCCCGGGTGCGCCatggagcggaggaaggacagcagCACGGGGACCCCGTACAAGGAGCTCTTCTTCGTCGGGATCACCACCTTTGCATCAT CTTTGCCGATCACGTCGCTGTTCCCGTTTCTCTACTTCATG ATACAAGACTTGCACGTTGCTCAAAGAGAAGAAGATATTGGATTCTATGCTGGATTTCTTG GTGCATCATATATGGTTGGTAGAGGTTTCGCGTCGATCTTTTGGGGCATGGTTGCAGATCGCATCGGACGAAAGCCTGTAATTGTATTTTCACTTTTCACGGT CATTGTGTTCAACACTTtattcggattaagtgtgaaatatTGGATGGCTATCACTACAAGGTTGCTTCTTGGTGCACTAAACGGATTTCTAGCACCAATCAAG GCTTACTCCATTGAAGTTTGCCGGGATGACGAACAAGCTTTGGGCATATCAATT GTCAATACAGCATGGGGATTAGGCCTTATAATTGGCCCAGCAATCGGGGGCTACCTTGCACAG CCAGCCAAACAATATCCACACATTTTCCATGACAAGTCAACGTTTGGGAG GTTGCCATATCTTCTTCCATGTCTTTGCATATCAATTTTCGCAACCTTCGCCCTCATAAGCTGCATATGGCTTCCG GAAACACTACACAAGCACAACAAGTTTGAAATGAGAGCTGAAACGGCTGAAGCTGGCACAACTCAGGAAAGTACAGAGTCACCTAAGAAGAGCTTATGGAAAAATTGGCCGTTGATGTCGTCAATTATCACATATTGTGTCTTCTCCCTTCATGACACTGCATATAGTGAG ATATTTTCCCTGTGGACTGTAAGTGGTAGAAAATATGGTGGACTTAGCTTTTCATCTAAGGATGTCGGTCAAGTTCTTACAGTGGCAG GTGTCAGTCTTCTTGTATACCAAATCTTTGTTTATCGTTGGCTCAATAATACGCTAGGACCTGTAAACTCAACCCGCATCGCATCT GCCCTGTCTATACCAATTATTGCTGCTTATCCCTTTATGACACACTTGTCAGGAATAAGACTTGGTCTGGCTCTCTATATTGCAGCAATGATTAAAAGCGTTCTTGCT ATAACTAGAGTTTCCGGCACTTCTCTTCTACAAAACAATGCTGTG ATTCTCGTGGGCACAGAAGCGCCAGCACGCAGCGTTCTTTCCAG GTGA
- the LOC119308369 gene encoding protein ZINC INDUCED FACILITATOR-LIKE 1-like isoform X1, with amino-acid sequence MGESPSLAPAPAKVYYDGCPGCAMERRKDSSTGTPYKELFFVGITTFASSLPITSLFPFLYFMIQDLHVAQREEDIGFYAGFLGASYMVGRGFASIFWGMVADRIGRKPVIVFSLFTVIVFNTLFGLSVKYWMAITTRLLLGALNGFLAPIKAYSIEVCRDDEQALGISIVNTAWGLGLIIGPAIGGYLAQPAKQYPHIFHDKSTFGRLPYLLPCLCISIFATFALISCIWLPETLHKHNKFEMRAETAEAGTTQESTESPKKSLWKNWPLMSSIITYCVFSLHDTAYSEIFSLWTVSGRKYGGLSFSSKDVGQVLTVAGVSLLVYQIFVYRWLNNTLGPVNSTRIASALSIPIIAAYPFMTHLSGIRLGLALYIAAMIKSVLAITRVSGTSLLQNNAVPQGQRGLLAASPAGRGRDSCGGWWRRRLAFCSAATGASRARFGLGWARGGPVCPCAASGRIPPGAVEDVPSREAADVAAPGSRLRRLVSVGPVSFALVRRRWRLLDRGGASWWAVCLVARDGSSGVVVGWWAGEILVGRAGTDAVTLVGAAVPS; translated from the exons ATGGGAGAGTCGCCGTCACTAGCGCCGGCGCCGGCCAAGGTGTACTACGACGGGTGCCCCGGGTGCGCCatggagcggaggaaggacagcagCACGGGGACCCCGTACAAGGAGCTCTTCTTCGTCGGGATCACCACCTTTGCATCAT CTTTGCCGATCACGTCGCTGTTCCCGTTTCTCTACTTCATG ATACAAGACTTGCACGTTGCTCAAAGAGAAGAAGATATTGGATTCTATGCTGGATTTCTTG GTGCATCATATATGGTTGGTAGAGGTTTCGCGTCGATCTTTTGGGGCATGGTTGCAGATCGCATCGGACGAAAGCCTGTAATTGTATTTTCACTTTTCACGGT CATTGTGTTCAACACTTtattcggattaagtgtgaaatatTGGATGGCTATCACTACAAGGTTGCTTCTTGGTGCACTAAACGGATTTCTAGCACCAATCAAG GCTTACTCCATTGAAGTTTGCCGGGATGACGAACAAGCTTTGGGCATATCAATT GTCAATACAGCATGGGGATTAGGCCTTATAATTGGCCCAGCAATCGGGGGCTACCTTGCACAG CCAGCCAAACAATATCCACACATTTTCCATGACAAGTCAACGTTTGGGAG GTTGCCATATCTTCTTCCATGTCTTTGCATATCAATTTTCGCAACCTTCGCCCTCATAAGCTGCATATGGCTTCCG GAAACACTACACAAGCACAACAAGTTTGAAATGAGAGCTGAAACGGCTGAAGCTGGCACAACTCAGGAAAGTACAGAGTCACCTAAGAAGAGCTTATGGAAAAATTGGCCGTTGATGTCGTCAATTATCACATATTGTGTCTTCTCCCTTCATGACACTGCATATAGTGAG ATATTTTCCCTGTGGACTGTAAGTGGTAGAAAATATGGTGGACTTAGCTTTTCATCTAAGGATGTCGGTCAAGTTCTTACAGTGGCAG GTGTCAGTCTTCTTGTATACCAAATCTTTGTTTATCGTTGGCTCAATAATACGCTAGGACCTGTAAACTCAACCCGCATCGCATCT GCCCTGTCTATACCAATTATTGCTGCTTATCCCTTTATGACACACTTGTCAGGAATAAGACTTGGTCTGGCTCTCTATATTGCAGCAATGATTAAAAGCGTTCTTGCT ATAACTAGAGTTTCCGGCACTTCTCTTCTACAAAACAATGCTGTG ccccaaggGCAAAGAGGTCTGCTTGCGGCGTCTCCGGCGGGTCGGGGGCGTGACTCGTGCGGGGGTTGGTGGCGACGGCGGCTCGCGTTCTGCAGCGCGGCGACGGGGGCTTCGCGAGCCCGTTTCGGGCTCGGCTGGGCCAGGGGTGGCCCGGTTTGCCCCTGTGCTGCGTCCGGCCGGATCCCGCCGGGGGCGGTGGAGGATGTCCCCTCCCGCGAGGCTGCTGATGTTGCCGCTCCTGGTTCCCGGTTGCGTCGTCTTGTTTCCGTCGGTCCCGTTTCGTTTGCCTTGGTGAGACGGCGATGGAGACTGCTCGACCGTGGTGGCGCAAGTTGGTGGGCGGTGTGTTTGGTGGCGCGGGATGGATCGTCTGGGGTCGTGGTTGGTTGGTGGGCGGGAGAAATCCTTGTCGGCCGGGCCGGCACCGACGCGGTGACGCTCGTGGGCGCCGCCgtgccttcctga